A single region of the Candidatus Neomarinimicrobiota bacterium genome encodes:
- a CDS encoding ornithine carbamoyltransferase, which yields MPQTLLHGKHLITFQDWTNQEIEMVLNVASDLKRRFAMGEAHRLLQDKTLFMMFFEQSTRTRNSMEAGMTQLGGHAHDLTPDKMQLSHGESAKDTAMVLSRMGHGIACRNCFYGIGNPYLNELANHAAIPVMSLQDDLYHPMQVIADLMTIREYFGTNTKGLKVTISWAYATSHAKPLSVPISQFLMFPRFGMDVTIAAPKEFPFPDFLVKQAGENAKKYGGSLRYTEDMDEGFEGAHIVIPKNWGGFGNWNFDEYNANEEACKKEMKANLEKHRDWICDERRMKLASPEVKYMHALPADRSKEVTDAVIDGPASIIYDEAENRLHTAKAVMSLTMGGRP from the coding sequence ATGCCTCAAACACTCTTACACGGAAAACACCTGATTACATTTCAGGACTGGACCAATCAGGAAATTGAGATGGTCCTGAATGTGGCATCCGATTTAAAGCGTCGCTTCGCCATGGGTGAAGCACACCGTCTTTTACAGGATAAGACCCTGTTTATGATGTTTTTTGAACAATCCACCCGGACGCGGAATTCCATGGAAGCGGGAATGACCCAGTTGGGTGGGCACGCTCACGATCTGACACCGGACAAAATGCAGTTATCCCACGGGGAATCAGCCAAAGACACAGCCATGGTCCTCTCACGAATGGGACACGGCATTGCCTGCCGGAACTGCTTTTACGGTATCGGAAATCCCTACCTGAACGAACTTGCAAATCATGCCGCCATCCCGGTCATGTCCCTTCAGGACGACCTGTACCACCCCATGCAGGTGATTGCCGACCTGATGACCATCCGTGAATATTTCGGGACCAACACAAAAGGTTTAAAGGTAACCATCTCCTGGGCCTATGCCACATCCCATGCCAAACCTCTCTCCGTGCCTATTTCACAATTCCTCATGTTTCCCCGTTTCGGCATGGATGTAACCATTGCAGCGCCCAAAGAATTCCCCTTCCCCGATTTTCTGGTGAAACAGGCCGGTGAAAACGCCAAAAAATACGGAGGTTCACTCCGGTACACGGAAGACATGGACGAAGGTTTTGAAGGGGCTCACATTGTCATCCCCAAGAATTGGGGCGGATTCGGAAACTGGAATTTTGATGAATACAATGCCAACGAAGAGGCCTGCAAAAAAGAGATGAAGGCCAATCTGGAAAAACACAGGGACTGGATTTGCGACGAGCGCCGGATGAAGCTGGCGTCACCGGAAGTAAAATACATGCACGCCCTACCGGCAGACCGTAGTAAGGAAGTTACCGATGCCGTGATTGACGGACCGGCTTCCATTATCTACGACGAAGCGGAAAACCGTCTCCATACGGCTAAGGCCGTCATGTCACTCACCATGGGCGGAAGGCCTTAG
- the thrC gene encoding threonine synthase, whose product MIHFFYKCSECGREYEIRPDRMVCPDCAGSQSPDEPLRGILEVVLDGRIANPDDPFVFLPVEKKYFPPVPLEATPLWQPERLLDKTGFPRLYLKDDTRQLTGSLKDRASLLVAAFARREGIREITVASTGNAGSSMAGIGAAAGLQITLFLPKSAPKAKIIQALQYGARVIPVDGNYDQAFNLSLAYSQKGGTLSRNTAYNPLTIEGKKTVALEIFHQLEDIPDVIFVPVGDGVILSGVYKGFRDLKEQGFTDRIPHVVAVQAKGSDAIAQALKRGSFTPVTACTLADSISVDIPRNGYYALKQLKENNGSCVTVTDEEILQAQKDLSSESGLFAEPAAAASYAGFLKIKNSISKDKKVVLLITGNGLKDTGTAQKGIVFPNQAITSLKELDHD is encoded by the coding sequence ATGATACACTTTTTCTATAAATGCTCAGAATGTGGCAGGGAATATGAGATCCGTCCGGACCGGATGGTCTGCCCGGACTGTGCCGGGAGTCAGTCTCCGGATGAACCGCTTCGGGGAATTCTCGAAGTTGTGTTGGATGGTCGAATTGCCAACCCGGACGATCCATTCGTTTTTCTGCCGGTGGAAAAGAAATATTTTCCACCAGTGCCCCTTGAAGCCACACCTCTGTGGCAGCCTGAGCGGCTTCTGGATAAAACCGGCTTTCCCCGTCTTTACCTGAAAGACGATACCCGGCAGTTAACCGGTTCCTTGAAAGACAGAGCCTCCCTGTTGGTGGCAGCTTTTGCCCGCCGGGAAGGCATTCGTGAAATCACCGTCGCATCCACCGGCAATGCCGGTTCATCCATGGCAGGAATCGGCGCCGCAGCCGGACTCCAAATCACCCTTTTTCTGCCCAAATCCGCACCGAAAGCCAAAATAATCCAGGCCCTCCAATACGGTGCCCGGGTGATTCCTGTGGACGGCAATTACGACCAGGCATTTAACCTTTCCCTGGCATACAGCCAAAAAGGCGGGACCTTAAGCCGGAACACCGCATATAATCCCCTTACCATCGAAGGCAAAAAGACCGTTGCCCTGGAAATTTTTCACCAGTTGGAAGATATCCCCGACGTGATATTTGTTCCCGTGGGTGACGGTGTGATTTTAAGCGGGGTGTATAAAGGGTTCCGGGATTTGAAAGAACAGGGATTTACCGACCGGATTCCCCATGTTGTGGCAGTCCAGGCGAAGGGCAGTGATGCCATTGCACAAGCCCTGAAAAGGGGAAGTTTCACACCTGTCACAGCCTGTACTCTGGCCGATTCCATCTCTGTGGATATTCCCCGAAACGGCTACTACGCCCTGAAACAACTGAAAGAAAACAACGGATCCTGTGTGACGGTGACCGATGAGGAAATCCTTCAGGCTCAAAAAGATCTCTCTTCCGAGTCCGGACTCTTTGCCGAACCGGCTGCCGCCGCATCCTATGCAGGATTCCTCAAAATAAAGAATTCCATTTCGAAGGATAAAAAAGTAGTGCTGCTGATCACCGGAAACGGACTGAAAGATACCGGGACCGCACAAAAAGGGATTGTTTTTCCGAATCAGGCCATTACATCCCTGAAGGAACTGGATCATGATTGA
- a CDS encoding GxxExxY protein produces MDDDINKLTEKIIGMAINVHKNLGPGFLESVYQAALAYELQKAGITFEREKTLPVHYADIVIEKGFRCDFLIDNQLVVECKAVNKMTNLDQAQLLNYLKITKLQVGLLINFNVPILKDGLKRVVNNYKGKTPRSQRTPR; encoded by the coding sequence ATGGATGATGATATTAATAAGTTGACTGAAAAAATAATAGGAATGGCAATCAACGTTCATAAGAATCTTGGCCCTGGTTTTCTGGAATCAGTCTATCAGGCAGCACTGGCATATGAACTTCAAAAAGCCGGAATCACTTTTGAAAGAGAAAAAACGTTACCGGTTCATTATGCAGATATTGTTATCGAAAAAGGCTTTCGTTGTGATTTTCTTATCGATAACCAACTGGTTGTCGAATGTAAAGCCGTCAACAAAATGACAAATCTTGATCAGGCACAACTTCTGAATTATCTGAAAATAACAAAATTACAGGTGGGACTACTGATAAATTTTAATGTACCTATTCTGAAAGATGGACTCAAGCGAGTCGTGAATAATTATAAAGGAAAAACTCCGCGTTCTCAGCGAACTCCGCGGTAA
- a CDS encoding nucleotidyltransferase family protein has product MIEGVILAAGFSQRAEAFKPALLLNGKPLIRHCIDSMRSVCDRIIIVGGHAFETLRDLCVGDSDLLLVFNEKYELGMFSSVQCGLRAVKGEKFFLVPGDQPVVKPDTFRQMLKAEGTLIVPRYKGKKGHPVLFTSSHIPGILSLPENSILRDYIHSRDVTLLDVDDPGIGMDVDNPDDLKKIQTYIREMTP; this is encoded by the coding sequence ATGATTGAGGGTGTGATTCTTGCAGCGGGATTTTCACAGCGGGCGGAGGCATTCAAACCGGCCCTTCTTTTGAACGGTAAACCCCTGATCAGGCATTGTATCGACAGTATGCGTTCCGTCTGTGACCGGATTATCATCGTTGGAGGACACGCTTTTGAAACCCTTCGGGATTTATGTGTCGGTGACTCGGATCTGCTTCTTGTTTTCAATGAAAAATATGAATTGGGGATGTTTTCCTCTGTGCAGTGTGGCCTTCGGGCGGTGAAAGGGGAAAAATTCTTCCTGGTGCCCGGCGATCAGCCTGTAGTTAAACCGGACACTTTCCGGCAGATGCTTAAAGCGGAAGGGACACTTATTGTTCCGCGATATAAGGGAAAAAAAGGACACCCCGTGCTTTTTACATCTTCCCATATTCCGGGGATATTATCCCTGCCTGAAAATAGTATTCTCAGGGATTATATACACAGCCGGGATGTAACACTCCTCGACGTGGATGATCCCGGGATCGGAATGGATGTGGATAATCCCGACGATTTAAAAAAAATTCAAACCTATATTCGTGAGATGACACCGTGA